A region from the Equus asinus isolate D_3611 breed Donkey chromosome 3, EquAss-T2T_v2, whole genome shotgun sequence genome encodes:
- the TMA16 gene encoding translation machinery-associated protein 16 isoform X6: protein MPKAPKGKSVGREKKVIHPYSRKAAQITREAHKQEKKEKLKNEKALRLNLVGEKLQWFQNHLDPKKVGYSKKDACELIERYLNRFSSELEQIELHNSIKDRQGRRHCSRETVIKQTMERERQQYEGYGLGISNLTCPKAESSLPPKTCSSCKICISVSGITTCPVAQRFQTL, encoded by the exons ATG cCTAAAGCACCAAAGGGAAAAAGTGTGGGACGGGAAAAAAAAGTCATCCATCCATACAGTAGAAAAGCAGCTCAAATTACAAGAGAGGCTCacaaacaagagaaaaaggaaaa GCTGAAGAATGAAAAGGCGTTACGTCTCAACCTTGTCG GTGAAAAACTGCAGTGGTTTCAAAATCATCTTGATCCCAAAAAAGTGGGATATTCAAAGAAAGATGCTTGTGAATTAATCGAAAG GTATTTAAATCGATTCAGCAGTGAGCTGGAGCAGATAGAATTACATAACAGCATCAAAGACAGGCAGGGGAGGCGGCACTGTTCCCGGGAGACAGTCATCAAGCAGACGATGGAGCGGGAGCGACAGCAGTATGAGGGATATGGCCTCG gcatctcaaacttgaCATGTCCCAAAGCAGAGTCCAGCTTGCCTCCTAAAACTTGCTCCTCCTGCAAGATCTGTATTTCAGTCAGTGGCATCACCACTTGCCCAGTTGCTCAG agATTCCAGACATTGTAG
- the TMA16 gene encoding translation machinery-associated protein 16 isoform X4, with protein sequence MPKAPKGKSVGREKKVIHPYSRKAAQITREAHKQEKKEKLKNEKALRLNLVGEKLQWFQNHLDPKKVGYSKKDACELIERYLNRFSSELEQIELHNSIKDRQGRRHCSRETVIKQTMERERQQYEGYGLGISNLTCPKAESSLPPKTCSSCKICISVSGITTCPVAQDHLISLGGRNGSQLSKRALWMLLEQS encoded by the exons ATG cCTAAAGCACCAAAGGGAAAAAGTGTGGGACGGGAAAAAAAAGTCATCCATCCATACAGTAGAAAAGCAGCTCAAATTACAAGAGAGGCTCacaaacaagagaaaaaggaaaa GCTGAAGAATGAAAAGGCGTTACGTCTCAACCTTGTCG GTGAAAAACTGCAGTGGTTTCAAAATCATCTTGATCCCAAAAAAGTGGGATATTCAAAGAAAGATGCTTGTGAATTAATCGAAAG GTATTTAAATCGATTCAGCAGTGAGCTGGAGCAGATAGAATTACATAACAGCATCAAAGACAGGCAGGGGAGGCGGCACTGTTCCCGGGAGACAGTCATCAAGCAGACGATGGAGCGGGAGCGACAGCAGTATGAGGGATATGGCCTCG gcatctcaaacttgaCATGTCCCAAAGCAGAGTCCAGCTTGCCTCCTAAAACTTGCTCCTCCTGCAAGATCTGTATTTCAGTCAGTGGCATCACCACTTGCCCAGTTGCTCAG GATCACCTGATCTCACTTGGGGGCAGGAACGGCAGCCAGCTTTCTAAGAGGGCCCTGTGGATGCTTCTTGAGCAGTCGTGA
- the TMA16 gene encoding translation machinery-associated protein 16 isoform X2, with amino-acid sequence MPKAPKGKSVGREKKVIHPYSRKAAQITREAHKQEKKEKLKNEKALRLNLVGEKLQWFQNHLDPKKVGYSKKDACELIERYLNRFSSELEQIELHNSIKDRQGRRHCSRETVIKQTMERERQQYEGYGLEIPDIVDMGNLKTFREWDFDLKKLPNIKMRKICANDALPKKCKKKTITAIDKDLGELELKNDSDSNDSDEEMTAVA; translated from the exons ATG cCTAAAGCACCAAAGGGAAAAAGTGTGGGACGGGAAAAAAAAGTCATCCATCCATACAGTAGAAAAGCAGCTCAAATTACAAGAGAGGCTCacaaacaagagaaaaaggaaaa GCTGAAGAATGAAAAGGCGTTACGTCTCAACCTTGTCG GTGAAAAACTGCAGTGGTTTCAAAATCATCTTGATCCCAAAAAAGTGGGATATTCAAAGAAAGATGCTTGTGAATTAATCGAAAG GTATTTAAATCGATTCAGCAGTGAGCTGGAGCAGATAGAATTACATAACAGCATCAAAGACAGGCAGGGGAGGCGGCACTGTTCCCGGGAGACAGTCATCAAGCAGACGATGGAGCGGGAGCGACAGCAGTATGAGGGATATGGCCTCG agATTCCAGACATTGTAGATATGGGTAATCTGAAAACTTTTAG GGAATGGGATTTTGATCTGAAGAAATTGCCAaacattaaaatgagaaaaatttgtGCTAATGATGCACTTCCGAAGAAGTGCAAGAAGAAAACTATTACAGCCATAGACAAAGATTTAGGGGAATTGGAACTAAAAAATGACTCTGACTCAAATGACTCGGATGAGGAAATGACAGCAGTGGCATAA
- the TMA16 gene encoding translation machinery-associated protein 16 isoform X5: MFKPKAPKGKSVGREKKVIHPYSRKAAQITREAHKQEKKEKLKNEKALRLNLVGEKLQWFQNHLDPKKVGYSKKDACELIERYLNRFSSELEQIELHNSIKDRQGRRHCSRETVIKQTMERERQQYEGYGLGISNLTCPKAESSLPPKTCSSCKICISVSGITTCPVAQRFQTL, from the exons ATGTTCAAG cCTAAAGCACCAAAGGGAAAAAGTGTGGGACGGGAAAAAAAAGTCATCCATCCATACAGTAGAAAAGCAGCTCAAATTACAAGAGAGGCTCacaaacaagagaaaaaggaaaa GCTGAAGAATGAAAAGGCGTTACGTCTCAACCTTGTCG GTGAAAAACTGCAGTGGTTTCAAAATCATCTTGATCCCAAAAAAGTGGGATATTCAAAGAAAGATGCTTGTGAATTAATCGAAAG GTATTTAAATCGATTCAGCAGTGAGCTGGAGCAGATAGAATTACATAACAGCATCAAAGACAGGCAGGGGAGGCGGCACTGTTCCCGGGAGACAGTCATCAAGCAGACGATGGAGCGGGAGCGACAGCAGTATGAGGGATATGGCCTCG gcatctcaaacttgaCATGTCCCAAAGCAGAGTCCAGCTTGCCTCCTAAAACTTGCTCCTCCTGCAAGATCTGTATTTCAGTCAGTGGCATCACCACTTGCCCAGTTGCTCAG agATTCCAGACATTGTAG
- the TMA16 gene encoding translation machinery-associated protein 16 isoform X3 codes for MFKPKAPKGKSVGREKKVIHPYSRKAAQITREAHKQEKKEKLKNEKALRLNLVGEKLQWFQNHLDPKKVGYSKKDACELIERYLNRFSSELEQIELHNSIKDRQGRRHCSRETVIKQTMERERQQYEGYGLGISNLTCPKAESSLPPKTCSSCKICISVSGITTCPVAQDHLISLGGRNGSQLSKRALWMLLEQS; via the exons ATGTTCAAG cCTAAAGCACCAAAGGGAAAAAGTGTGGGACGGGAAAAAAAAGTCATCCATCCATACAGTAGAAAAGCAGCTCAAATTACAAGAGAGGCTCacaaacaagagaaaaaggaaaa GCTGAAGAATGAAAAGGCGTTACGTCTCAACCTTGTCG GTGAAAAACTGCAGTGGTTTCAAAATCATCTTGATCCCAAAAAAGTGGGATATTCAAAGAAAGATGCTTGTGAATTAATCGAAAG GTATTTAAATCGATTCAGCAGTGAGCTGGAGCAGATAGAATTACATAACAGCATCAAAGACAGGCAGGGGAGGCGGCACTGTTCCCGGGAGACAGTCATCAAGCAGACGATGGAGCGGGAGCGACAGCAGTATGAGGGATATGGCCTCG gcatctcaaacttgaCATGTCCCAAAGCAGAGTCCAGCTTGCCTCCTAAAACTTGCTCCTCCTGCAAGATCTGTATTTCAGTCAGTGGCATCACCACTTGCCCAGTTGCTCAG GATCACCTGATCTCACTTGGGGGCAGGAACGGCAGCCAGCTTTCTAAGAGGGCCCTGTGGATGCTTCTTGAGCAGTCGTGA
- the TMA16 gene encoding translation machinery-associated protein 16 isoform X1: MFKPKAPKGKSVGREKKVIHPYSRKAAQITREAHKQEKKEKLKNEKALRLNLVGEKLQWFQNHLDPKKVGYSKKDACELIERYLNRFSSELEQIELHNSIKDRQGRRHCSRETVIKQTMERERQQYEGYGLEIPDIVDMGNLKTFREWDFDLKKLPNIKMRKICANDALPKKCKKKTITAIDKDLGELELKNDSDSNDSDEEMTAVA; this comes from the exons ATGTTCAAG cCTAAAGCACCAAAGGGAAAAAGTGTGGGACGGGAAAAAAAAGTCATCCATCCATACAGTAGAAAAGCAGCTCAAATTACAAGAGAGGCTCacaaacaagagaaaaaggaaaa GCTGAAGAATGAAAAGGCGTTACGTCTCAACCTTGTCG GTGAAAAACTGCAGTGGTTTCAAAATCATCTTGATCCCAAAAAAGTGGGATATTCAAAGAAAGATGCTTGTGAATTAATCGAAAG GTATTTAAATCGATTCAGCAGTGAGCTGGAGCAGATAGAATTACATAACAGCATCAAAGACAGGCAGGGGAGGCGGCACTGTTCCCGGGAGACAGTCATCAAGCAGACGATGGAGCGGGAGCGACAGCAGTATGAGGGATATGGCCTCG agATTCCAGACATTGTAGATATGGGTAATCTGAAAACTTTTAG GGAATGGGATTTTGATCTGAAGAAATTGCCAaacattaaaatgagaaaaatttgtGCTAATGATGCACTTCCGAAGAAGTGCAAGAAGAAAACTATTACAGCCATAGACAAAGATTTAGGGGAATTGGAACTAAAAAATGACTCTGACTCAAATGACTCGGATGAGGAAATGACAGCAGTGGCATAA